Genomic window (Azospirillum lipoferum 4B):
GACCATGCCCGAGACATGGCGGAGACCGCGCGTCAGGCCGCCGAGGCCGCCAACCGCGCCAAGGGCGAATTCCTGGCCGGGCTGAGCCACGAGCTGCGCACCCCGCTGAACGCGGTGATCGGCTTCGCCGACCTGATCGCGCGTGAGGCGGAGGGGCCGGCCGGCACCCCGGTCTACCGGCAATATGCCGCCAATGTCCGCGATTCCGGCCAGCATGTGCTGGAGTTGATCAACGAGATCCTCGACCACGCGCGGGCGGAGGCCGGGGTGCTTCCCATCGAGGAGGGGCGCTGCGACCTGGAGGCGGCGGCCGACTTCGCCGTCCGCATGCTGACCCCGCGGGCCGAGCGTGCCGGCGTGCTGCTGTCGGCGGTGGTGGCGCCGGCGGCGCGGCACCTGCGCGGCGACGAGCGGCGCATCCGCCAGATCCTGCTGAACCTGATCGCCAACGGGGTGAAATACACGCCGTCGGGCGGGGCCGTGACCCTGTCGGCCGCGGTGGATGACGGCGTTCCGGTGATCCGCGTCACCGACACCGGTCTCGGCATCCCTGCCGAAGATGTCGACCGCGTGCTGGAGCCCTTCGCCCGCGTGGAAAGCGCCGCCAACCGCGGAATCGAAGGTGCGGGGCTGGGGCTGCCGCTGACCAAGCGGCTGGTGGAACTGCATGGCGGCACCCTGGCGCTGCGCAGCACGCTGGGCGTCGGAACCACGGTGACGGTGCGCCTGCCCGCCGCCCGCCTGTTGCCGCCGGAACCCCGGCTGGCGCCGCAGCCGATGCCTGCGCCCGCTCCCGCCGCGATCCCTGCCGCTTCGGCAACGCCCCCGGCCCCGACCCCGACCCCGACCCCGACCATGCAGCCGCTGTCGGTCCTGCTGGTGGACGACGATCCGACCGTGCGCGACATGGTGGCCGGGCTGCTGCGCGGCTGGGGGCACCGTGTGATCGCGGCAGCCAATGCCAACGAGGCGCTGGTGATCCTCGACGGGTCGGAACCGCTGGACCTGATGCTGAGCGATGTGGTCATGCCGCCGGGCATGGACGGCACGGAGCTGGCGCGGCAGGCCGCCCGCATGCGCCCCGGCCTGCCGGTGCTGCTGGCCTCCGGCTTCGCCGCGCATGCCGTCGGCAACCCCGCCGCCTTCGGACCAGAGGTGGCGATGATCGCCAAGCCCTTCTCCATCGACGAGTTGCGGCAGCATTTGGCCCGCATCGCCGGTGGGCGCGGGGCGGCGACCCTGACTGCACCGTCCTCCCTCCCGGCCCCTCCCTTGGTTTCCGTGCCGGCTCCTGCCGCACCCCGGCCGGCGGGGCCGCCGCGCCTGCTGATCGCCGAGGATCTGTCGATCAACCGCGAACTGCTGGCGGCCCTGTTCCGCGACAGCGGCTATGGCATCGATCTGGTTGCCGACGGTGCCGAGGCGGTGGAGGCGGTGCGGGCCGGCGACTATGATGTGGTGCTGATGGACGTGCAGATGCCGGGCATGGACGGGCTTGAGGCCAGCCGGGCCATCCGCGCGATGCCGCCGCCCCGCGGCGATGTGCCGATCCTGGCGCTGACCGCCGGCTCATCCGAAGAGGAACGGCGCCAATGCCGCGAGGCCGGCATGAACGGGCATATCGGCAAGCCCTATGACCGCGAGATCCTGCTGCGTCAGGTCGCCCGCACCCTGGCATCCGGCCGCAGCCGCACGGGCGTCGCGTAAACGGTCGTGGACAGCCCTCAGGGCCGCTCGACTCAAGGCTGCTCGAACACCTGCGGGAAATGGGCGAGGCGGCGGCCGAACAGGCTTTGCGCCGTGGCCTCTCCCGAGGTCGAGGTCTGGACCTGGGTCATCGCGGCCGGCATCACCGCAGGCATCG
Coding sequences:
- a CDS encoding response regulator — protein: MGRFVRGALVVVVVLAALAGNAAHRIYYDYQDTQQRRFAMVRDMARLVDDHVHRTVRTADIALDQTAAMVAEAGGLQKVRDLKHWTRLREYAAHIEGADAIWIYDAEGRAVLESASFPNRIAGFADPAGLEALRSGVRLHIGAGQPGRTGSQPLVFPVSRPLHDDEGRFVGVASAAIRVDTLTDFYNMLGFEFDPLIGVYRPNGEVVARRPATEASVGRSVADGLLFQTKLREAPEGQILLPSMLDGVLRIAAYRTMRDYGLVVLTGIDRTEAMAAWRTRTLYTVVETIVGLLAILAALAWGLRYLDRERKAQVALAEARNAVERTSAERDESARLAAALDHARDMAETARQAAEAANRAKGEFLAGLSHELRTPLNAVIGFADLIAREAEGPAGTPVYRQYAANVRDSGQHVLELINEILDHARAEAGVLPIEEGRCDLEAAADFAVRMLTPRAERAGVLLSAVVAPAARHLRGDERRIRQILLNLIANGVKYTPSGGAVTLSAAVDDGVPVIRVTDTGLGIPAEDVDRVLEPFARVESAANRGIEGAGLGLPLTKRLVELHGGTLALRSTLGVGTTVTVRLPAARLLPPEPRLAPQPMPAPAPAAIPAASATPPAPTPTPTPTMQPLSVLLVDDDPTVRDMVAGLLRGWGHRVIAAANANEALVILDGSEPLDLMLSDVVMPPGMDGTELARQAARMRPGLPVLLASGFAAHAVGNPAAFGPEVAMIAKPFSIDELRQHLARIAGGRGAATLTAPSSLPAPPLVSVPAPAAPRPAGPPRLLIAEDLSINRELLAALFRDSGYGIDLVADGAEAVEAVRAGDYDVVLMDVQMPGMDGLEASRAIRAMPPPRGDVPILALTAGSSEEERRQCREAGMNGHIGKPYDREILLRQVARTLASGRSRTGVA